CTCAATGTCCTCAGTCTCCAGGTGCGCGTCGGCCAGAGCCGCGCGCACCGCCTCGCCCCCGAGATCCTTCAGCGACCGGTCAGGGAACCGCCCGAAGCGGGTCATGCCCAGGCCGACAACGGCCACGCTCGCGTTCATCGGGCACCCGCCGTGTTGAGGTTCCGCTCAAAGCGCAGCACTGCCTCGTGCAGCGGGCCCCGCTGGTCCAGGACGACGAGATGACCACAGTCAGGGAGCACCTCGAGGTCACCTCGCGGGGCCGACTTGGCGCAGGCACGGGCGACGTCCACAGCGATGACATCGTCATCCTCGCCGTGCACGAACAGCACCGGCACGCCGACTGCAGAACACACCGGCTCGGGGGCGAACTCTCCCAGCACGCTGACGCCCTGCAGTGCCGACCGCAAAGGCGTGCCGCCAAACGTCCGTTCAATCCAGGCCAACGTCGCCTCGCTCTGCGGCTGCCGACAGAGCACGGCCGCCGACCGCCGAGCGAAGTCCGGCCAGTCGCGCCGCATGGACCTTGCCATCCGCTCGGCCGGGAACACGGTGGAGCTCGGGACACCGACGGCCACGATGCCGGCGATGCGAGAGTCCTCCCGGGCCGCGAGACTCAGCCCCACGGCTGCCCCGAAGGCGAAGCCCACAATCAGCACGTCAGTCAGGTCCAGTTCTTCCAGCAGCGCGGCAACCGCGCCGACATGGGCCTCCATGTCGTAAGGCTCGGCCACCGCATCTGACCGACCGAAGCCCGGCAGATCGGGGATCACAACCTCGTGGTCGTTGACGAGCAGCTCCTCCTCGTAGGCCCACAGCGAACCGTCGAGGCACCACCCGTGCAGGAGCAACACCGGTCGACCACAACCCCGGCGGACATAAGACATGCCTCGTGCCGTCTCGGCACGGGTCATGTCGGAACTGGGGACTCTCACATGAACCTCCCACCGGTGACCTCGAGTACGGCACCGGTCATATAGCTGGACAGATCGCTGGCGAGGAACAGCACGACGGTTGCGACCTCGCGGGGGTCAGCGGCGCGACCGAGGGGAACCTCGGCGAGCTTCTGCTGAAGAATGTCATTGCGCAGCCCCGACGTCATTGGGGTGTCGACAAGGCCGGGCTGGACCGCATTGACGCGAACGCCACGGTGCGCGAGCTCCTTGGCGGCGGCCTTGGTGAACCCCACGACACCGGCCTTGGCCGCCGAGTAGTTGGTCTGTCCGACGAGGCCGACCTTGCCGGAAATGGACGAGATATTGACAATCGAGCCGCTGCCCTGCTCGCGCATGACAGCGGCACCCGCCTGGGTGACCAACATCATCCCTTGAAGATTGACCTCGAACACAGCCTGCCACGCCTCCAGGGTCATGTGGCGCAAGGTGGCGTCGCGGGTAATGCCGGCGTTATTGACGACGACGTCCAGGCTCCCCCACTGCTCGACGGCGGCACCCACAGCGGCTTCGGCATCGACCTGGGACCGGACATCCACGGCCAGCCCTAAGGCGGTGTCGGCTGCGTGCTTCGCGTTGATAACGTCGGCAGCGGCCTGGGCCTCCTCGCCGTCGATGTCCGCGACCAGGACCCTCGCGCCCGCGTCTGCGAGGCACTCGGCGGTGGCCCGACCGATCCCTTGCGCGGCGCCGGTCACGAGCGCGACCTTGCCGGCCAGCAGGCTCATGACACGTTCTCCGCCGACTGAGGTCCGCATCGGATCATCAACCCGATGTGGCCACTCTGAACCACCTCGCCGCGCTGGTTGATGATCCGGAAAAGCCGGTCGACGATCCCGCGGTCCCCCCCGCTGGTCAACCTCTTACCAGCGATCTCTACCGTCGCGTGCAACGTGTCCCCCACAAACACCGGCTTCTCGAACCGCCAGTCGGTGATGTCGAGCATCGCCATCGCCGACCCGGAGAACAGTCCGCTTCTGTCGAGCAAGCCCGTCATCATCACGACGCTGAACAGGCCGTACACGACTGGGCGCCCGTAAATGGTCCCCTTGGTGAACTCCTGATCGGTGTGAATCGGGTTCCAGTCCCCAGACAGCATCGCGAAGTTGACCAGATCTGTCTCGGTGACCGTCCTAGCCGGCAACGTGAAGACCTGTCCCGGCTCGAGATCGTCGTAGTAGAGAGGCACCCCCACATATTACATACGACTGAATTCATGAGTCAACTGTTGGGCGATCACGAGACGCGACGATCGCGAAACGACCTGTCACCGATCGGCAGCCCCCACGATTAGTTCCGGGTGGGCGGATCTACCTTGCTGGTGAAGTACGCCTGTGCCGCCGGGCGAAGGCCCGCATCGACCTTCTCGAAGAGGTCGATGGCCCGGCTGCGGCCACACGTCCGGTCGAGCTCTGAGTCGGGGATCTTCGGATCGAGGGGCGCCACCTGCCGCATAGCCTCGATGAGCAAGGTGCGGATCCGGAAAGCCTCACTGGGGGGCAGACCGTTCCGCCCACGTGCCGTGGCGTAGCGGCCGAACTCCTCCACCACCGCGGTGTAGCGGCGGGCTACCTCATCGAGGTCCCAGGCGTGTGCTAGCACCACCGCCTTGGGCAGCCACTCCGGCGTGTCGCCGACGAAGACCACGACGTAGCCGCCGACCCCGAGCTCGTCGACGACCGCGCCCGTCTCATCGGACCGGTCGTACGGCGCGAGCCAGGTGCCGTCGTGCAGCGCAGCGAACCCCAGGAAGCCGAGCCGGCGGCTGAGTCGACGCCGGGCCAGCAGATGCTCTTCGGGAATGGCGTACCAAACCATCGTCCACTGACCGTCCCAAGCCCGGGCGGGGTAGCGGAACCAGAATGTTTGCCGGTGTCCCTCGGCAAGCAGGGAACTCAGGCGCGGGGTGGCGGAGTAGAAGACGTACCGGCCCTGCCTGGCAGTGCCGAACAGTCCCCGTGTCACCACCCGGTTGAGCGCGACCCGCGCACCGGCCGTGGAGAATCCCAGGTCCTCCATCACGCCAACTAGGCCGCCCGACCACACGTCAGCACCCGGCTCGACGTACTCGCCGACGAGCGTCACGATGAGCTCCTGGGGCTTGAGCATCTGGTTTGCGCCTTGCATGGGATCCGGATCGGCGACCATCGTTACGCTTCCTTTTCTTTACGGGGCACCACAGAGAAACGGGGGTCCCAGGATCTCCTGAGCAGCCTTGAAATGTTCAATTAACGCGCACCTTCTACCGTCACAGCACGCCCCGCGACCAACCCGGCCAGCAGCATCACTACGGCAGCCGCGATCACAAGTGACAGAGACCACGTCCACGAGCCGGTGATCCCAAGGACAGCCCCCACGGCGAACGGTCCGACCGCCCCGATTCCATAGCCGATCAGCTGAGCCATGCTCGACAGCGACTCCACGGATCGGGACGACTCGGCCCGCAGGACGACCAAGATCATCGCCACGGTGATTCCGGCGCCATGGGTCACCCCACCGAGAAGCGTCCACAGCGGCCACATCGCCGGGGCGGCAGCCAACCCCAACGTGGTCGCCGCCCAGCACAGGGACACTCCTACCGTCAGCGGGATCTGACTGCTCCAGCGACGAACGAGAGGCGCCACCGCAAAGCTTCCCGCGATGCCGAGGACCTGGTAGACCGACAGCGCCAGACCACTCGTGGTCACGCTGGTCCCTGCCTGCTGGGTGAGGTACGTCGGTAACCACGTCGTCACCGAGAAGTACGACCACGACTGCGCGCCGAGGAAGATTGCCACCGCCCAAGCGAGCGGGTGCGTCGCGAGTCGGCGGTGCGGGGCCGGTGGCGGCACGGACACCGGCGGCTCCGCCCCCGCTGCCGACCTCAGGACCAGCATCGAGGCCGCCGCGGCAAGCGCAGCCGGCAATGCCCACGACGCCAGCGCCACCCTCCACCCCGTGGCCTGCGCCAGCATCGGCGTCAGTCCCGCAGCCGCTGCGGCGCCGACGCACATCCCGGCGGTGAAGACGGAGGTTCCGGCCGCCGCGCGGTGCGGCAGGTCGCGCTTGATCAGAGCCGGCATGACGACATTCCCCACAGTCACGCCCACCCCGACGAGCAACGTGCCGACCATGAACAACACAACCGAGCCCATCGGACGACCTGCCGTCGCCGCCACGACCAGGATCAGCCCCGCCAGCAGGGCCCGCCTCGGTCCGACGAACCTGACCAAGACGCCCGCCAACGGCGCCGCGAGCGCGAAGCACAGCACAGGCAAGGACACCAGAGCCCCCATCGCGGCCTCAGAAAGTCCGAGGTCCCCGCGGATCTGAGTGAGAAACGGGGCGGGCGCTGCGATCACGCTGCGCAGGTTGATCGCCACCAGCCCCACCAGGAGCAGCATGTGGAACTCGCGCTTGCGGATCGAGCCAGCCGGGGCCGTAGAGACGTTCACGATTCACTGGCCAGTCGAGTCACATGTACTATATTTGAACTGCGATGCCGGGCCCGAACCGGCCATAGCCACGACTGCCGGAGGTCAACTTGCTCCAAGCCCATGTTACGAAGACCCGCTTCGAGGTCGGGATGATCGACGTGGACCTCGTTCAGATCCACTTCGCCAGCTACTTCCGGTGGATGGACTTGGCGTACTCGCGGCTCCTCGCCGACTTGGGCCATCCGTTGCCAGCGATTCTCGCGGACGGTCGAGGTACGCCGGTTGTGGATGCGCAGTGCACCTACCTCTCGCCCGTGGGCCTGGGTGACGT
The nucleotide sequence above comes from Nocardioides massiliensis. Encoded proteins:
- a CDS encoding alpha/beta fold hydrolase, whose amino-acid sequence is MLLLHGWCLDGSLWAYEEELLVNDHEVVIPDLPGFGRSDAVAEPYDMEAHVGAVAALLEELDLTDVLIVGFAFGAAVGLSLAAREDSRIAGIVAVGVPSSTVFPAERMARSMRRDWPDFARRSAAVLCRQPQSEATLAWIERTFGGTPLRSALQGVSVLGEFAPEPVCSAVGVPVLFVHGEDDDVIAVDVARACAKSAPRGDLEVLPDCGHLVVLDQRGPLHEAVLRFERNLNTAGAR
- a CDS encoding MaoC/PaaZ C-terminal domain-containing protein — translated: MPLYYDDLEPGQVFTLPARTVTETDLVNFAMLSGDWNPIHTDQEFTKGTIYGRPVVYGLFSVVMMTGLLDRSGLFSGSAMAMLDITDWRFEKPVFVGDTLHATVEIAGKRLTSGGDRGIVDRLFRIINQRGEVVQSGHIGLMIRCGPQSAENVS
- a CDS encoding MFS transporter; the encoded protein is MGLVAINLRSVIAAPAPFLTQIRGDLGLSEAAMGALVSLPVLCFALAAPLAGVLVRFVGPRRALLAGLILVVAATAGRPMGSVVLFMVGTLLVGVGVTVGNVVMPALIKRDLPHRAAAGTSVFTAGMCVGAAAAAGLTPMLAQATGWRVALASWALPAALAAAASMLVLRSAAGAEPPVSVPPPAPHRRLATHPLAWAVAIFLGAQSWSYFSVTTWLPTYLTQQAGTSVTTSGLALSVYQVLGIAGSFAVAPLVRRWSSQIPLTVGVSLCWAATTLGLAAAPAMWPLWTLLGGVTHGAGITVAMILVVLRAESSRSVESLSSMAQLIGYGIGAVGPFAVGAVLGITGSWTWSLSLVIAAAVVMLLAGLVAGRAVTVEGAR
- a CDS encoding PaaX family transcriptional regulator, translating into MLKPQELIVTLVGEYVEPGADVWSGGLVGVMEDLGFSTAGARVALNRVVTRGLFGTARQGRYVFYSATPRLSSLLAEGHRQTFWFRYPARAWDGQWTMVWYAIPEEHLLARRRLSRRLGFLGFAALHDGTWLAPYDRSDETGAVVDELGVGGYVVVFVGDTPEWLPKAVVLAHAWDLDEVARRYTAVVEEFGRYATARGRNGLPPSEAFRIRTLLIEAMRQVAPLDPKIPDSELDRTCGRSRAIDLFEKVDAGLRPAAQAYFTSKVDPPTRN
- the fabG gene encoding 3-oxoacyl-ACP reductase FabG is translated as MSLLAGKVALVTGAAQGIGRATAECLADAGARVLVADIDGEEAQAAADVINAKHAADTALGLAVDVRSQVDAEAAVGAAVEQWGSLDVVVNNAGITRDATLRHMTLEAWQAVFEVNLQGMMLVTQAGAAVMREQGSGSIVNISSISGKVGLVGQTNYSAAKAGVVGFTKAAAKELAHRGVRVNAVQPGLVDTPMTSGLRNDILQQKLAEVPLGRAADPREVATVVLFLASDLSSYMTGAVLEVTGGRFM